One Phalacrocorax aristotelis chromosome 11, bGulAri2.1, whole genome shotgun sequence DNA segment encodes these proteins:
- the F8A1 gene encoding 40-kDa huntingtin-associated protein, protein MLSAAGGSGPGGAGGSGPGLGGDGDFLSRYRLVSAKLRRRFLRKPNVAEAAEQFAALARELRAQESLPYAAWCQLAVARCAQSLFHGPAEAAALAEAARLFLRQERDLRQRLGLRGGFGEYVAAAQSCGAFAARLHLERGQPALAAGLCLELAAALRDTGRPARAAAHLQRAAELLTAARLPLEALRCLAERASCLLLGRDYAGALAALTRAQALAGAGLGGGGGGAPVPAPGGAFLDVLARCEVSRVLLLLLLQPPPAKLLPEHARTLEQYCWEAPEGGAGPGPGGGPGAGGGLPPAASYLPAELFLLLQSAVLACQEKDAEALKALQAELWPLLSAEQNHLLHLVLQEMLSPAGQGL, encoded by the coding sequence ATGCTGTCGGCGGCGGGGGGCtccggccccggcggggcgggcggctccgggccggggctcggcggggaCGGGGACTTCCTGTCGCGGTACCGGCTGGTGTCGGCCAAGCTGCGGCGGCGGTTCCTGCGGAAGCCGAACGTGGCGGAGGCGGCGGAGCAGTTCGCGGCGCTGGCGCGGGAGCTGCGCGCCCAGGAGAGCCTGCCCTACGCCGCCTGGTGCCAGCTGGCCGTGGCGCGCTGCGCCCAGAGCCTCTTCCACGGGCCCGCCGAGGCGGCCGCTCTGGCCGAGGCCGCGCGGCTCTTCCTGCGCCAGGAGCGGGACCTGCGGCAGCGCCTGGGGCTGCGCGGCGGCTTCGGCGAGTACGTGGCGGCGGCGCAGAGCTGCGGCGCCTTCGCCGCCCGTCTGCACCTGGAGCGGGGGCAGCCGGCGCTGGCGGCCGGGCTGTGCCTGGAGCTGGCGGCGGCGCTGCGTGACACGGGCCGgcccgcccgcgccgccgcgcATTTGCAGCGGGCGGCCGAGCTGCTGACGGCGGCGCGGCTGCCCCTGGAGGCGCTGCGCTGCCTGGCCGAGCGCgcctcctgcctcctgctgGGCCGCGACTACGCCGGCGCGCTGGCGGCGCTGACGCGGGCGCAGGCGCTggccggggccgggctgggcggcgggggcggcggcgcgccCGTGCCCGCGCCCGGCGGCGCCTTCCTGGACGTGCTGGCGCGCTGCGAGGTGTCgcgggtgctgctgctgctgctgctgcagccgccGCCCGCCAAGCTGCTGCCCGAGCACGCCCGGACGCTGGAGCAGTACTGCTGGGAGGCGCCGgagggcggcgcggggccggggcccgggggcggccccggggcgggcggcgggctgCCGCCGGCGGCGAGCTACCTACCGGCCGAGCTCTTCTTGCTACTGCAGTCGGCCGTGCTGGCGTGCCAAGAGAAGGATGCTGAGGCGCTGAAGGCCCTGCAGGCCGAGCTCTGGCCGCTGCTGAGCGCCGAGCAGAACCACCTGCTGCACCTGGTGCTGCAGGAGATGCTCAGCCCCGCCGGACAGGGGCTCTGA
- the TRMT2B gene encoding tRNA (uracil-5-)-methyltransferase homolog B, translating into MALSSALRLPCRRLCPSSALLSSLPGRDRSLLTEKTAAKWKEKKKAREGCSLPGSSWEERLVNAVTPLSRLPYQEQLQVKYESQRKILQTLASRLEELGIDAQKPGGLCCPLRPVVPSPVINGYRNKSTFSVNQGPDGNPKTVGLYVGTGRAGNIVCVKANHMENIPPKHKQVAQCYEEFIRCSPLDPCILFHKGGHWRELVVRTTSCGHTMAIITFHPQDLGQEALATQKTLLKEFFTCGPGTVCAVTSLYFQESTMTRCSHEQSPFQLLHGEPHIFEEVLGLKFRISPDAFFQVNTGAAEVLYQAVGELSQAGGDTVLLDICCGTGTIGLSLAHQVSKIIGIDVVEKAIEDARWNAAFNGISNCEFHSGKAEAVLPQLLSSWEDAQPLVAVVNPSRAGLHYRVVRAIRNCKSIRRLLYISCKPEGEAMRNFLELCCPSDPGKKLAGEPFAPALAIPFDMFPHTVHCELVLLLTR; encoded by the exons aTGGCTCTGTCCAGTGCACTGAGGCTACCGTGCCGGCGCCTTTGCCCTTCGAGTGCTCTCCTGAGCAGCCTGCCCGGTCGGGACCGCAGCCTGCTGACAGAGAAGACAGCAGCAAAgtggaaggagaagaagaaggccagggagggctgcagcctgccaggTTCCTCCTGGGAGGAGAG GTTAGTGAATGCGGTGACTCCACTGTCAAGACTTCCCTATCAAGAGCAGCTGCAG GTGAAGTATGAAAGCCAGAGGAAGATTTTGCAGACACTGGCGTCTCGTCTTGAGGAGCTGGGCATAGATGCGCAGAAACCTGGTGGACTCTGCTGTCCTCTCCGGCCTGTAGTCCCTTCG CCTGTCATTAATGGCTACCGAAACAAATCTACTTTCTCTGTGAACCAAGGACCCGATGGTAACCCCAAAACCGTGGGGCTGTATGTAGGAACTGGCAGAG caGGAAATATTGTCTGTGTGAAAGCCAACCACATGGAGAACAtacccccaaaacacaaacaagtaGCCCAG TGCTATGAGGAGTTCATCCGTTGCTCCCCCCTGGACCCCTGCATCCTCTTCCACAAAGGTGGACACTGGCGCGAGCTCGTGGTACGCACCACCAGCTGTGGCCACACCATGGCTATCATCACCTTCCACCCCCAGGACCTGGGCCAG GAGGCACTGGCTACTCAGAAAACGTTGCTTAAGGAGTTCTTCACATGCGGACCCGGAACAGTCTGTGCCGTGACTTCACTTTATTTCCAAGAGAG CACCATGACACGCTGCTCCCACGAGCAGTCccccttccagctcctccatgGGGAACCGCACATCTTTGAGGAAGTGCTTGGCCTGAAGTTTCGCATCTCTCCAGATGCCTTTTTCCAAGTAAACACGGGTGCGGCAGAAGTTCTGTACCAGGCGGTCGGGGAGCTGAGTCAGGCTGGTGGGGACACCGTCCTCCTCGACATCTGCTGTGGAACGG GCACAATTGGTCTCTCTCTCGCTCACCAAGTGTCCAAGATTATTGGTATTGATGTGGTGGAGAAGGCAATAGAGGATGCCAGGTGGAATGCAGCATTCAATG GAATTTCAAACTGTGAGTTTCACAGTGGAAAGGCAGAGGCCGTGTTACCACAACTCCTGTCATCGTGGGAGGATGCCCAACCCCTTGTTGCTGTGGTGAACCCATCTCGCGCTGGGCTCC ATTACAGGGTTGTGCGAGCCATCCGAAACTGCAAGTCCATCCGAAGGCTGCTCTACATCTCCTGCAAGCCAGAGGGTGAAGCCATGAGGAACTTTCTTGA gctgtgctgcccatCTGACCCAGGGAAGAAGCTGGCAGGAGAGCCGTTTGCCCCCGCGTTGGCTATTCCTTTTGACATGTTTCCTCACACTGTTCATTGTgagctggtgctgctgttgACCCGCTGA